The region GATCACGCCGGTCTTGACGTCGGCCCGGTCGGGCAGGCCGAGGTGCTCCTTGGGCGTGACGTAGCAGAGCATCGCGGTGCCAGCCTGGGCGATGATCGCCGCCCCGATCGCAGACGTGATGTGGTCGTAGGCCGGGGCAATGTCGGTGGTCAGCGGTCCTAGCGTGTAGAACGGCGCCTCCTCGCACAGCTCCTCCTCGAGGCGGACGTTCTCGATTATCTTCTGCATCGGGACGTGGCCCGGGCCTTCGATCATCACCTGCACGCCATGGGCTTTGGCGATGGTGGTGAGTTCGCCCAGCGTACGTAGCTCGGCGAACTGCGCCTCGTCGTTGGCGTCGGCGATCGATCCCGGCCGCAGTCCGTCGCCGAGGGAGAAGGTCACGTCGTAGCGGGCGAGGATCTCACACAGTTCGGCGAAGTGGGTGTAAAGGAACGACTCGGTGTGGTGTGCCAACATCCACGCGGCCATGATCGACCCTCCGCGGGACACGATGCCGGTGACCCGGCCGATGGTGAGCGGGATGTAGCGCAGCAGCACCCCGGCGTGCACGGTCATGTAGTCCACGCCCTGCTCGCACTGCTCGATCACCGTGTCGCGGTACACATCCCACGTCAGGCGGGTGGGGTCGCCATCGACCTTCTCCAATGCCTGATACATCGGTACGGTGCCCACCGGGACCGGTGAATTGCGCAGGATCCACTCGCGGGTGAGGTGGATGTCGCGGCCGGTGGACAGATCCATGATCGTGTCGGCACCCCAGCGGGTGGCCCACACCATCTTGTCGACCTCCTCGGCCACCGAGGAGGTGACGGCCGAGTTACCGATGTTGGCGTTGACCTTCACCGCGAATGCCTTGCCGATGATCATCGGCTCACTCTCGGGATGATTGTGGTTAGCCGGGATCACGGCCCGGCCGCGGGCGACCTCGTCGCGGACCAGCTCGGCGGGCAGTCCCTCCCGCTCGGCGATGAACGCCATCTCGGAGGTGATCTCACCGTTGCGTGCGCGTCGAAGCTGCGTCCCGCGGTCGCGCACCACACCGGGGCGCGCCGGTAGGCCGGCGGCGAGGTCGACCACCGTGGCGTCGTCGGTGTACGGACCGGACGTGTCGTAGAGGTCGAGGTGGTCGCCGGTGGTCAAATGCACCCGGCGGAATGGGACCCGCGCGCCGCCGGGTAGGTCGCGGTAAACCTTCGAACTGCCCGTGATCGGGCCGGTGGTGACGGAAACGGGATCGGACACGACGGACATCTCAAAGCTCCCTACGCCGGCATTACCCGGTCAGGTTCATACGGTCGACGGCCCATTAGCCGTCCTCTCAGCGCACTCAGGTGTGCACTCCCGCGCGGACGCTACGAATTTAGCAGCCCATGTGCAGAGTCGCCGCCCGCACCCGCTACCCGACCGCCTCCTCGCCGCCGACCCAACCGCTTGAACCTAGTCCAGCTGAGACAAGAACTGATTGATCTCAGTTCTCTAGAAACAAGACAATGTGGCCTAGCCCATCGTTGTCGATTGCGTGGGATTTCGGTTCTTGGCTTCACCGCCGCGCCGCTAGTCACTGTCCGGGTTTCTTGATGGGTATAGGACGGTGATGAAGATGTCTCTTACGCTGATGGTGGTTGGAGTGGGCGCCCTGACCGCAGCGGTG is a window of Mycolicibacterium gilvum DNA encoding:
- the thiC gene encoding phosphomethylpyrimidine synthase ThiC gives rise to the protein MSVVSDPVSVTTGPITGSSKVYRDLPGGARVPFRRVHLTTGDHLDLYDTSGPYTDDATVVDLAAGLPARPGVVRDRGTQLRRARNGEITSEMAFIAEREGLPAELVRDEVARGRAVIPANHNHPESEPMIIGKAFAVKVNANIGNSAVTSSVAEEVDKMVWATRWGADTIMDLSTGRDIHLTREWILRNSPVPVGTVPMYQALEKVDGDPTRLTWDVYRDTVIEQCEQGVDYMTVHAGVLLRYIPLTIGRVTGIVSRGGSIMAAWMLAHHTESFLYTHFAELCEILARYDVTFSLGDGLRPGSIADANDEAQFAELRTLGELTTIAKAHGVQVMIEGPGHVPMQKIIENVRLEEELCEEAPFYTLGPLTTDIAPAYDHITSAIGAAIIAQAGTAMLCYVTPKEHLGLPDRADVKTGVITYKIAAHAADLAKAHPRAQERDDALSTARFEFRWHDQFALSLDPDTAREFHDETLPAAPAKTAHFCSMCGPKFCSMRISHDVRDAYSKDAKKGMAAKSQEFADHGNRVYLPLA